The Malus domestica chromosome 06, GDT2T_hap1 genome has a segment encoding these proteins:
- the LOC103439192 gene encoding uncharacterized protein, whose protein sequence is MKCRSVACIWSGTPPSHRVTAAAALNQPPTLYTGGSDGSIIWWNLRSTDSNSEIVPVAMLCGHAAPIADLGICDPLVVSGSERRGSLSDVEVSSSSYSHGALISACVDGMLCVWSRSSGHCRRRRKLPPWVGSPSMVRTLPSNPRYVCVGCCFVDTVHLLDHHSVESSEAGDVLGDRESQYKRPPKCTVVIVDSYTLTIVQTLFHGNLSIGSLKFMDVVSATEDQEKDSVVMADSFGRLQLVSIPKDLHQDREGGAGLHTSSQFEMTVCAEGLSEGGHVMSIATSGNIIAFVLKSCCIFRLLPSGTTIGDVSFVDNLLCGESNSTQAHMVGGMFLEIENVGNLPNTQECNEKFSRKFTVWNNKGHSIVYLVSYSKDMFNCEPLCEIPAASHPLDVRLSIRFIPLANYVLRIESLCFSSEEPLQWKPHVTIWSACRAHDDHRNLGLWFKLHGAGVDWNTNFTSSNESEDPGDVETKLPSSKSFVSSSGSVNSVDNGNLGLRSKRGVVSSSMVISETLFAPYAVVYGFFSGEIEVVRFDLFEGLAPLGGSSHDGEVKPQISRQLFSGHTGAVLCLAAHRMVGFAKGWSFNQVLVSGSMDCTVRIWDLETGNLITVMHQHVCPVRQIILPPAHTYRPWSDCFLSVGEDSCVVLASLETLRVERIFSGHPSYPAKVVWDGGRGYIACLCRNHSGTDAVDILYIWDVKTGARERVLRGTASHSMFDHFCKGISINSTSGSVLNVNTSVSSLLLPVIEEGISTHTHLNNSDKLATSSNLVPGTVVESNTSRVSSAEKLFPSHPTTLQGSKHPIKCSCPFPGIAALSFDLASLVFPYHKDDLMASGNNKKELNHVKGKASETPSPHNIPVANGSGVHGASNDTAEENVWIKTLEDRLLRFSLAFLHLWNVDSELDNMLITDMKLKRPDNFFVASGFQGDKGSLTLAFPNLSANLELWRMSSEFCAMRSLTMVSLAQRMISLSHTSSNDSSSLAAFYTRNFADKVPDTKPPLLQLLVSFWQDESEHVRMAARSLFHCAASRAIPVPLCSKKESGFANLSALCGLGENGHVNSHVEETLAKKLYSEQLPEPQGISRVEEFNILAWLESFEMQDWISCVGGTSQDAMTSHIIVAAALAIWYPSLVKPCLAMLVVHPLMKLVMAMNEKYSSTAAELLAEGMESTWKQCISSEIPRLIGDIYFQIECVSGPSANSASQNLAVPVGLREILVGVLLPSLAVADVPGFLTVMESQIWSTASDSPVHLVSLMTLIRVVRNSPRYLAQYLDKVIDFILQTVDPSNSVMRKTCFQISMTALREVVRAFPMVALNDTWTKLAVGDVIGERNNASIRVYDMQSVMKIKVLDASGPPGLPNLLAPSSEMMIVTAISALGFSPDGEGLVAFSEHGLMIRWWSLGSAWWEKLSRNLVPVQCTKLIFVPPWEGFSPNSSRSSIMASIMGHDRPANIQESAKGLSQADNMKLLIHNLDLSYRLEWVGARKVLLTRHGHELASFPL, encoded by the exons ATGAAGTGCCGATCCGTTGCTTGCATATGGTCAGGCACGCCTCCATCTCACCGCGTGACCGCCGCGGCGGCGCTCAACCAACCCCCTACGCTCTACACCGGCGGATCCGACGGCTCCATCATCTGGTGGAACCTCCGTTCCACCGATTCCAACTCG GAAATTGTGCCGGTAGCTATGTTGTGTGGGCATGCTGCTCCCATAGCCGACCTCGGCATTTGTGATCCACTTGTAGTTTCGGGGAGTGAGCGGAGAGGCTCTTTAAGTGACGTTGAGGTGAGCTCGAGCTCCTATAGTCATGGCGCGTTAATCAGTGCATGTGTTGATGGAATGTTGTGTGTGTGGAGTAGAAGCAGTGGGCATTGTAGGCGTAGAAGGAAGTTACCACCTTGGGTTGGCAGCCCGTCCATGGTTCGGACATTGCCATCGAATCCGCGTTATGTATGTGTTGGTTGCTGTTTTGTTGATACTGTGCATTTGTTGGACCATCATTCGGTTGAATCAAGTGAAGCAGGGGATGTTTTGGGGGATAGAGAGTCTCAGTATAAGAGACCCCCCAAATGCACTGTGGTTATTGTTGACTCCTATACTCTTACCATTGTCCAAACGCTTTTTCATGGAAACTTGTCTATTGGGTCATTGAAGTTTATGGACGTAGTTTCAGCAACCGAGGATCAGGAGAAGGATTCTGTAGTGATGGCGGATTCATTTGGTCGGCTACAGTTGGTTTCAATACCTAAGGACCTACACCAAGATAGGGAGGGTGGGGCTGGTTTGCATACAAGTTCTCAGTTTGAAATGACTGTTTGTGCAGAGGGGTTAAGCGAGGGAGGACATGTAATGTCTATTGCAACCTCTGGAAATATTATTGCTTTTGTGTTAAAAAGTTGTTGCATATTTAGACTATTGCCCAGTGGCACTACAATTGGAGACGTTTCATTTGTGGACAACCTCCTTTGTGGAGAAAGTAATTCCACTCAAGCACATATGGTGGGAGGAATGTTTCTTGAAATTGAAAACGTTGGAAACTTGCCAAATACCCAAGAATGCAACGAaaaattttcaagaaaatttACTGTTTGGAATAACAAAGGTCACTCAATTGTTTACTTGGTATCCTATTCCAAAGATATGTTTAACTGCGAGCCTCTTTGTGAGATCCCTGCTGCCTCTCATCCTCTTGATGTGAGACTATCAATTCGTTTCATTCCATTGGCCAATTATGTTCTTCGTATTGAATCACTTTGCTTTAGTTCTGAAGAACCTTTACAGTGGAAACCCCATGTTACAATCTGGTCTGCATGTCGGGCACACGATGACCACAGGAATTTGGGTTTATGGTTCAAGTTGCACGGAGCAGGTGTTGACTGGAATACAAATTTTACCTCAAGTAATGAATCTGAGGACCCAGGTGACGTGGAGACCAAACTACCATCTTCAAAATCTTTTGTTTCTAGCTCAGGAAGTGTAAATAGTGTAGATAATGGCAATCTTGGTTTACGTAGTAAGAGAGGAGTTGTGTCTTCTTCCATGGTTATTTCTGAAACATTATTTGCTCCTTACGCTGTTGTTTATGGCTTCTTTAGTGGAGAAATAGAGGTTGTTCGCTTTGATTTGTTTGAGGGCCTAGCTCCTCTTGGTGGGAGTTCACATGATGGTGAGGTGAAGCCACAAATATCCAGACAGCTTTTTTCAGGGCACACGGGTGCTGTACTCTGTTTGGCAGCACATAGGATGGTGGGTTTTGCCAAAGGGTGGAGTTTCAATCAAGTTTTGGTGTCTGGAAGCATGGATTGCACGGTTCGCATATGGGATCTTGAAACTGGAAATCTCATCACAGTCATGCACCAACATGTGTGTCCAGTGCGCCAAATAATTCTTCCCCCAGCTCATACCTACCGTCCTTGGAGTGATTGTTTTCTCTCAGTTGGGGAGGATTCATGTGTTGTACTAGCTTCTCTCGAGACATTGCGAGTAGAGAGAATTTTTTCCGGACATCCCAGCTATCCTGCAAAAGTTGTATGGGATGGTGGAAGAGGTTATATTGCATGCTTGTGCCGAAACCATTCAGGAACTGATGCTGTTGATATTTTGTACATTTGGGACGTAAAGACAGGTGCTCGAGAGCGGGTCCTCCGAGGGACAGCATCTCATTCAATGTTTGACCATTTTTGTAAAGGCATCAGCATAAATTCCACATCTGGTAGTGTATTGAATGTGAATACCTCAGTTTCCTCACTGCTTCTTCCAGTCATTGAAGAAGGGATCTCTACTCACACTCATCTGAATAATTCAGACAAATTGGCCACTTCCTCAAATTTGGTGCCTGGTACTGTGGTTGAGTCCAATACTTCCAGAGTTAGTAGTGCTGAAAAACTATTTCCATCTCATCCAACAACCCTTCAAGGCAGCAAGCATCCGATCAAGTGCTCTTGCCCTTTTCCTGGAATTGCTGCTCTGAGTTTTGACCTTGCATCATTAGTGTTTCCTTATCACAAGGATGACTTGATGGCAAGTGGGAATAACAAGAAAGAGCTTAACCATGtgaaggggaaggcatcagaGACACCAAGTCCCCACAACATTCCTGTAGCGAATGGTTCTGGTGTGCACGGGGCCTCGAATGACACTGCAGAAGAGAACGTATGGATTAAAACGCTTGAAGATCGTTTACTTCGATTTAGCTTGGCATTTTTACACTTATGGAATGTGGATTCTGAGCTCGATAACATGCTTATAACTGACATGAAGCTGAAGAGACCAGATAACTTTTTTGTAGCTTCTGGTTTTCAAGGAGACAAAGGGTCTTTGACATTGGCATTTCCTAATTTGAGTGCAAATCTTGAG CTTTGGAGAATGTCGTCAGAGTTTTGTGCAATGAGGTCACTCACAATGGTTTCCCTTGCTCAACGCATGATTAGCTTGTCACACACTAGTTCAAATGACAGCAG TTCTCTAGCAGCATTTTATACTAGGAATTTTGCAGATAAAGTTCCAGACACAAAGCCACCTTTACTCCAG CTTTTGGTGAGTTTCTGGCAAGATGAAAGTGAACATGTACGTATGGCTGCACGCTCTCTATTCCACTGTGCTGCTTCACGAGCGATTCCAGTTCCACTGTGTAGTAAAAAAGAAAGTGGCTTCGCAAATCTGAGTGCTCTATGTGGACTTGGAGAGAATGGGCATGTAAATTCACATGTAGAAGAAACATTGGCTAAGAAATTGTATTCCGAACAGCTGCCAGAACCACAAGGGATTTCTAGGGTTGAAGAATTTAATATTCTTGCATGGCTAGAATCATTTGAGATGCAAGATTGGATTTCTTGTGTTGGGGGGACAAGCCAAGATGCGATGACATCTCATATTATTGTTGCAGCGGCTTTGGCTATTTGGTACCCTAGTCTTGTAAAGCCATGTCTTGCCATGCTTGTTGTTCACCCATTAATGAAGCTGGTTATGGCAATGAATGAGAAATATAGTTCCACTGCAGCAGAGCTCCTTGCTGAAGGTATGGAGAGTACATGGAAACAGTGCATTAGTTCAGAAATACCTCGTCTGATTGGGGATATATATTTCCAGATAGAGTGTGTAAGTGGTCCATCTGCAAACTCAGCCTCACAAAATTTGGCTGTACCGGTTGGCCTTCGAGAGATATTGGTTGGTGTTCTTCTACCAAGTTTAGCTGTGGCTGATGTCCCGGGGTTTTTAACTGTTATGGAAAGCCAAATCTGGTCTACTGCATCTGATTCCCCTGTTCATCTAGTATCTCTTATGACTTTGATCAGGGTTGTGCGTAATTCTCCAAGATACTTGGCTCAATACCTTGATAAG GTAATTGACTTCATTTTACAAACTGTGGACCCGAGCAACTCAGTCATGCGCAAAACTTgctttcaaatttcaatgactGCATTAAGGGAAGTTGTACGTGCATTCCCAATGGTAGCTCTAAATGATACATGGACCAAATTGGCCGTTGGGGATGTGATTGGAGAGAGAAACAATGCTAGTATTCGGGTTTATGACATGCAAAG TGTTATGAAGATAAAAGTTTTGGATGCAAGTGGACCTCCCGGACTTCCAAATTTGCTTGCACCCAGTTCAGAAATGATGATAGTTACCGCCATTTCAGCTTTGGGCTTTTCCCCGGATGGAGAG GGGCTGGTTGCTTTCTCTGAGCATGGATTAATGATCAGATGGTGGTCATTGGGATCGGCGTGGTGGGAGAAATTGAGTCGGAACTTAGTTCCTGTCCAGTGCACAAAATTGATCTTTGTTCCTCCCTGGGAGGGATTCTCACCTAATTCTTCTAGGTCAAGCATAATGGCAAGCATTATGGGACATGATAGGCCTGCCAATATTCAG GAAAGCGCAAAGGGTTTGAGTCAGGCGGACAATATGAAACTATTGATTCACAATCTTGACCTCTCCTATCGATTAGAATGGGTTGGTGCACGGAAAGTACTTCTTACTAGGCATGGCCATGAGTTGGCCAGTTTCCCCTTGTAA
- the LOC103439193 gene encoding E4 SUMO-protein ligase PIAL2-like, translated as MSGTTLTPQAVSNLISLNVGGVGQQHISASLVNSYRVAAVAERLESHVKSGYRGEAMEFFNLCLSLSRGIDYAVANNEVPAIAQDLSGLLKQICQRKSDKVLEAAIMVLMISVKNACRAGWFSDKETEELFSLANEIGSSFCSLGDVKTGASCSLSVIDTIMERYYPMMKMGQILASLEVKPGYGAHVLDFHISKTTQYSPQEKIRLFVAQTDNLETSACIISPLQVNFLLNGKGVDRRINVTMDTGPQVPSIVTGMLKFGSNLLQAVGQFNGNYIIVVAFMSLTPSPDTPALKDYTQPTVSPSDSDPDIIEGPSRISLNCPISYTRIKTPVKGHFCKHLQCFDFSNYVNINLRRPSWRCPHCNQYVCYLDLRVDQNMVKVLREVGKNVAEVIISMDGSWKAVLENGEDLGQAHDKTLQRETSEQEESTCISSAFPIVLDLTEDDTEMDTVSACETEDVKPLCNTNGVNQTVPAHLEDGFWSGIYFPNGSLTSSIRSDTQMDGGIPHSGPANYLQLPVLTDAISHVLDRGTESHVNTNPVASAMLTQYSSSNNLQLQQPSSNATVSSEYGRFANIVLPRTPTAVQALPAQTPGLQQRSRTSLNTPPSASLLSQVGQSVTPTANGVNAVCSDMERQQHFSRARMNPPQVSNVAPPSMQPPSQTTQNWDCHGQSAQQVVGLPAPSQMQSANRTSVGLMEFQNAHLQQALNPRTPQTVGPFSSANGSSSHLSRAQIQQGSVRVGTGQTSSSLNNQQRFMIAQQQLAAMMSRQSPSTPDQNQSPRNRPILAANAEGFRSAAMEQGRNIVGTVQAVSGADGSPDLSSGENWRPTGRMRGSLSGRAYSAALNQFIIQPTQPTPAAPRPPSNLSAPPHLVAAQQTLIANGSTQVPQTNNSHPQ; from the exons ATGAGCGGAACAACGCTAACACCGCAGGCGGTGAGCAACTTAATCAGTCTGAACGTTGGAGGCGTTGGGCAGCAGCACATCTCCGCTTCCCTCGTTAACTCTTACCGAGTCGCCGCCGTCGCCGAGCGCTTGGAGTCTCACGTCAAATCTGGCTATCGCGGCGAGGCCATGGAGTTCTTCAATCTCTGCCTTTCCCTTTCGAG AGGCATTGACTATGCCGTTGCAAACAATGAGGTTCCGGCGATTGCTCAAGATTTATCTGGGTTGTTGAAGCAG ATATGCCAACGCAAGAGTGATAAAGTTTTGGAGGCTGCTATCATGGTGCTGATGATTTCTGTTAAG AATGCTTGTAGGGCAGGATGGTTTTCGGATAAGGAGACCGAAGAACTTTTTTCTCTAGCTAATGAG ATAGGGAGTAGCTTCTGCAGCTTGGGGGATGTTAAAACTGGAGCTAGCTGTTCTCTTTCTGTAATAGACACAATAATGGAAAG GTATTATCCAATGATGAAGATGGGCCAAATACTTGCCTCTCTCGAAGTCAAG CCTGGATATGGGGCACATGTGCTTGATTTCCATATTTCGAAGACTACACAGTATTCTCCGCAAGAAAAAATT CGATTATTTGTAGCACAAACAGATAATTTAGAGACATCTGCCTGTATTATAAGTCCGCTGCAAGTGAA CTTTCTGCTAAATGGAAAGGGAGTAGATAGAAGGATTAACGTTACAATG GATACTGGACCTCAGGTGCCTTCAATAGTGACCGGAATGCTTAAGTTTGGATCAAATCTTCTGCAAGCTGTGGGTCAGTTCAATG GTAACTATATCATAGTGGTTGCCTTTATGAGCCTCACGCCATCACCTGACACTCCAGCACTGAAAGATTATACTCAGCCCACTGTCTCTCCTTCAGATTCAG ATCCTGATATAATAGAGGGGCCATCAAGGATTTCTCTCAATTGTCCCATAAG TTATACACGTATAAAAACTCCTGTCAAAGGACATTTTTGCAAACATCTTCAG TGTTTCGACTTCAGTAATTATGTCAATATAAATTTAAGACGACCTTCTTGGCGCTGCCCCCACTGTAATCAGTATGTCTGCTATTTGGACCTTCGCGTGGATCAAAATATGGTTAAG GTCCTGAGAGAGGTAGGAAAGAACGTCGCTGAAGTGATAATCTCTATGGATGGATCATGGAAAGCTGTACTGGAGAATGGTGAGGACTTAGGTCAGGCACATGATAAGACCCTTCAAAGAGAAACGTCTGAACAGGAAGAATCTACCTGTATCTCATCTGCATTTCCTATTGTTTTGGATCTTACCGAGGATGATACTGAGATGGACACTGTGAGTGCCTGTGAGACCGAAGACGTGAAACCTCTTTGCAACACAAACGGGGTTAATCAAACTGTTCCTGCTCATCTAGAGGATGGCTTTTGGTCTGGCATTTACTTTCCTAATGGCTCGTTGACCTCCAGTATAAGGTCAGACACCCAAATGGATGGTGGTATCCCGCACTCTGGTCCTGCAAATTATTTACAGCTGCCTGTGTTGACTGATGCTATTTCTCATGTGCTTGATCGAGGAACTGAGAGCCATGTGAACACTAATCCTGTGGCATCTGCAATGCTTACTCAATATTCTTCTTCCAATAATTTGCAGTTACAACAGCCAAGTTCAAATGCTACTGTTAGCAGTGAGTATGGGAGATTTGCGAACATAGTACTACCCAGGACACCAACAGCAGTTCAGGCCCTTCCCGCCCAGACGCCAGGATTGCAGCAAAGATCAAGAACTAGTTTAAATACTCCCCCTAGTGCCTCTCTTCTTTCACAGGTTGGCCAATCTGTCACACCTACAGCAAATGGTGTCAATGCAGTATGTAGTGATATGGAAAGGCAGCAACATTTTTCTAGGGCCCGAATGAATCCACCTCAAGTGTCAAATGTCGCGCCTCCCTCAATGCAACCTCCCTCACAAACAACACAG AACTGGGATTGTCATGGCCAATCTGCCCAACAGGTTGTTGGCCTTCCAGCTCCAAGTCAAATGCAGAGTGCTAATCGGACATCTGTTGGCCTTATGGAGTTCCAAAATGCACATCTGCAGCAAGCTCTTAATCCAAGGACTCCCCAGACTGTGGGTCCGTTTTCAAGCGCCAATGGATCATCTTCACATCTCTCACGGGCTCAAATCCAGCAAGGAAGTGTACGAGTTGGGACTGGTCAAACATCAAGTTCTTTAAACAACCAACAAAGGTTCATGATTGCTCAGCAGCAGCTAGCTGCTATGATGTCCAGGCAGTCTCCATCAACGCCAGATCAAAATCAATCCCCGAGAAACAGGCCAATTTTGGCGGCAAATGCTGAAGGTTTTAGGTCCGCAGCAATGGAGCAGGGCAGAAACATAGTGGGAACGGTGCAAGCAGTTTCAGGTGCTGATGGATCACCAGATTTGTCATCTGGGGAGAACTGGCGACCAACAGGTCGGATGCGTGGAAGCCTGTCGGGCCGTGCTTACTCTGCTGCTCTTAACCAGTTCATAATTCAGCCAACCCAACCAACTCCAGCTGCTCCAAGACCTCCGTCAAATCTGTCCGCTCCACCACATCTTGTTGCCGCCCAACAGACATTGATTGCAAACGGGAGCACTCAGGTTCCTCAAACAAATAATAGCCATCCACAGTAG
- the LOC103439243 gene encoding pentatricopeptide repeat-containing protein At3g50420-like: protein MPPSYEIAALIQKCTSVTSPKQARQLHALLLTTTTDGSRPPHLYNNVISKYWRCGSLGDSRKMFDKMPQRNLVSFNALIAAYSWDSNSAILACELFNEMGVECLRPNGSTFTILLRASYTLEDWLIGSLIHAQVLKFGFLSDVYLQTALLGMYSNCRDLESARKVFGGMVEKDVVAWNSMIFGNLKIDETAEGLSLFDGMLRTGIVPTQFTYSMVLTACNRLRYFYPGKLIHARVIVSKTLADLALQNSLFDMYCNSGDTRVAFGMFKGMCNLDLVSWNTMISGCSEHGDVIKSATGTDLVSNYGKSLHGQVTKAGFEKSIFVGTALVSMYFRNAESDDAQKVFYPIIKKDVVLWTEMIMGFSRLTDGENAIKFFYEMCQEDHKIDSFALSGVLSALFRPCHAKTR from the exons ATGCCACCGTCGTATGAGATAGCAGCTCTGATACAAAAATGCACCTCCGTAACCTCGCCGAAACAAGCGCGGCAGCTCCACGCTCTCCTCCTTACCACCACCACCGACGGCTCGCGCCCGCCGCACCTGTACAACAATGTCATATCCAAGTACTGGCGATGTGGATCGCTTGGGGACTCGCGGAAGATGTTTGACAAAATGCCTCAACGAAATCTGGTTTCATTCAATGCGCTCATTGCGGCCTATTCCTGGGACTCAAACAGTGCGATTTTGGCTTGTGAGCTATTTAACGAAATGGGAGTTGAATGTCTTAGGCCAAATGGTTCGACTTTCACGATCTTACTGCGGGCGTCTTATACTCTTGAGGATTGGTTGATTGGCTCTTTGATTCATGCCCAAGTTCTGAAGTTTGGGTTCTTGAGTGATGTTTATCTTCAAACTGCTTTACTTGGGATGTACTCCAACTGTAGGGATTTGGAATCAGCGAGGAAAGTTTTTGGCGGGATGGTTGAAAAAGATGTTGTTGCTTGGAATTCAATGATTTTTGGGAATTTGAAGATTGATGAGACAGCGGAAGGGCTTTCTCTCTTTGATGGCATGTTGAGGACTGGAATTGTTCCTACTCAATTCACATATTCAATGGTCTTGACTGCTTGCAACAGATTAAGATATTTTTATCCGGGGAAACTCATCCATGCCCGAGTCATAGTTTCAAAAACGCTAGCTGATTTAGCTTTGCAGAATTCCTTGTTTGACATGTATTGCAATTCTGGTGACACTCGAGTAGCATTTGGCATGTTTAAGGGAATGTGCAACCTGGATTTGGTCTCTTGGAACACAATGATTTCTGGGTGTTCGGAACATGGTGATG TCATCAAATCCGCAACAGGCACAGATCTAGTTTCCAACTATGGCAAGTCACTTCACGGACAGGTCACAAAAGCAGGATTTGAGAAGAGCATTTTTGTAGGAACTGCACTAGTGTCTATGTATTTTCGAAATGCTGAATCGGATGATGCTCAGAAGGTGTTTTATCCCATCATAAAGAAGGATGTTGTTCTATGGACTGAGATGATCATGGGTTTTTCGAGATTGACTGATGGGGAGAATGCAATTAAGTTCTTTTATGAAATGTGCCAGGAAGACCATAAGATTGACAGCTTTGCTCTCAGTGGAGTGTTGAGTGCTTTGTTCCGACCTTGCCATGCTAAAACAAGGTGA